The Manihot esculenta cultivar AM560-2 chromosome 1, M.esculenta_v8, whole genome shotgun sequence genome has a window encoding:
- the LOC110627395 gene encoding probable pectinesterase 53 encodes MALKNHIYLLLLLSTISSCLKLSSSVLDAETDYNKWVSWNIDHHRRKAILEAKPTTQPSAGISTGGKANLDDKLRKAEMHNVSITVNQNGTGDFKTITEALKSIPPYNTRRVIIAIKPGVYREKIAIPRTLPFITFMGDSSDPPIITGNDTASSVSGKDGMPLRTFQSATVAVDADYFIAINVKFENTAPHEIGSKGGQAVALRISGTKAAFYNCSFHGSQDTLYDHKGLHYFNNCFIQGSVDFIFGSGRSLYENCHLNSISKKVASLTAQKRSNLSLESGFSFKDCVVTGSGLVYLGRAWGDYSRVVFSYTFMDKVVLPQGWNDWGDQKRDTRVFYAEYKCSGPGANFTGRVPWARVLTDEEAVPFIGTYYVDGDTWLITP; translated from the exons ATGGCTTTAAAAAACCATATCTATCTCCTTCTCTTATTATCAACTATTTCCAGTTGTTTAAAGCTGTCTTCATCTGTTTTAGACGCAGAAACAGATTATAACAAATGGGTATCTTGGAACATTGATCATCACCGGAGGAAGGCGATCCTCGAAGCCAAACCAACCACTCAGCCATCTGCAGGGATTAGTACTGGTGGAAAAGCTAACCTTGATGACAAGTTAAGGAAAGCTGAGATGCACAATGTGTCAATAACAGTTAACCAGAATGGGACTGGCGATTTCAAGACCATAACGGAAGCTCTTAAAAGCATTCCTCCATACAACACCAGGAGAGTTATAATAGCCATCAAACCAGGCGTGTACAG AGAAAAGATTGCCATCCCAAGAACATTGCCCTTCATTACATTTATGGGGGATTCAAGTGATCCACCAATTATTACTGGCAATGATACTGCATCATCAGTCTCTGGAAAAGATGGGATGCCATTGAGGACGTTTCAGAGTGCAACTGTTGCTGTTGATGCAGATTATTTTATAGCCATCAACGTTAAATTTGAG AACACAGCTCCGCACGAGATAGGGTCCAAAGGAGGACAAGCCGTGGCACTTCGAATATCAGGGACAAAGGCAGCATTTTACAACTGCAGCTTTCATGGGAGCCAAGACACTCTTTACGATCACAAGGGACTTCACTATTTCAACAACTGTTTCATCCAGGGCTCTGTGGATTTCATCTTTGGCTCTGGAAGGTCTCTCTACGAG AATTGCCATTTAAACTCCATATCCAAGAAGGTGGCATCTCTCACTGCTCAAAAACGCAGCAATTTGTCATTGGAAAGTGGGTTTTCATTCAAAGACTGTGTAGTGACAGGGAGTGGATTGGTCTACCTAGGCAGAGCTTGGGGTGATTATTCCAGGGTTGTCTTCTCTTACACTTTCATGGACAAGGTTGTTCTTCCTCAAGGTTGGAATGACTGGGGCGACCAAAAGCGTGACAC GAGAGTGTTTTATGCAGAGTACAAGTGCAGTGGACCTGGAGCCAACTTCACAGGAAGGGTTCCATGGGCACGAGTTCTCACAGATGAAGAGGCTGTGCCTTTTATAGGGACTTACTATGTTGACGGAGATACCTGGCTTATTACACCATGA
- the LOC110613484 gene encoding transcription factor MYB108 produces MDTQVRNHDCATYQNEENIDIKKGPWTAEEDVILAEYVAIHGEGRWNTAARCAGLKRTGKSCRLRWLNYLRPDIRRGNITLQEQLLILELHSRWGNRWSKIAQQLPGRTDNEIKNYWRTRVQKQAKQLKCDVNSKQFRDSMRHIWIPRLIERIQAASRSPTDQSTTYSSYKDNHNDIPPSSEAVQMNDPMIEWMMPEPSRTSSESLETQVSLVSSVTKYQNQPNKQNLYGLYSEEESNRWVEMETLAEESLDSLWNQENIWFLQQQLI; encoded by the exons ATGGACACTCAAGTAAGAAACCACGATTGTGCAACTTACCAGAACGAAGAGAATATCGATATAAAGAAAGGTCCATGGACGGCGGAGGAGGACGTCATACTTGCCGAGTACGTTGCCATCCACGGTGAAGGACGTTGGAATACTGCTGCTCGCTGCGCAG GATTGAAACGGACTGGTAAGAGCTGTAGGTTGAGATGGTTAAACTACTTGCGGCCAGATATTCGACGTGGGAACATAACTCTCCAAGAACAGCTCCTGATTCTCGAACTCCATTCTCGCTGGGGCAACAG GTGGTCAAAAATAGCCCAGCAATTGCCTGGCAGAACAGACAATGAGATCAAGAACTATTGGAGAACCAGAGTCCAAAAGCAGGCAAAGCAGCTCAAATGCGATGTTAATAGCAAACAATTCAGAGACTCAATGCGCCATATTTGGATACCTCGATTAATCGAGAGAATTCAAGCTGCATCTAGGTCTCCCACAGATCAATCCACCACATACTCAAGCTACAAAGATAACCACAATGATATCCCTCCAAGTAGTGAAGCCGTGCAAATGAACGACCCCATGATTGAGTGGATGATGCCAGAGCCATCAAGGACCTCATCGGAGTCTTTGGAAACCCAAGTTTCTTTGGTGTCAAGCGTGACAAAGTATCAAAATCAACcaaataaacaaaatttataTGGTTTATACTCTGAAGAAGAATCTAACAGGTGGGTGGAAATGGAGACACTAGCTGAAGAATCACTGGATAGTTTATGGAATCAGGAGAATATTTGGTTTCTACAGCAGCAACTGATTTGA
- the LOC110613494 gene encoding Golgi apparatus membrane protein-like protein ECHIDNA, translating into MDFSQPAGENYANPKTCFFHVLFKAAALAFYILSALFVNSFVIIFVVTVVLAALDFWVVKNVSGRILVGLRWWNEINEEGESVWKFECLDQQSLARMNKKDSWLFWWTLYLTAAAWIILGIFSIIRFEVDYILVVGVCLSLSIANIIGFTKCRKDAKKQIQDFATQTIASRFSSTIQSAFSVV; encoded by the exons ATGGATTTTAGCCAG CCTGCAGGGGAAAACTATGCCAATCCGAAGACATGCTTCTTTCATGTGCTTTTCAAG GCTGCAGCTCTGGCATTCTACATACTCTCAGCCCTGTTTGTTAACAGCTTTGTCATCATCTTTGTGGTAACTGTTGTTCTTGCTGCCCTTGATTTTTGGGTGGTGAAGAATGTCAGTGGCCGGATCTTGGTTGGGCTTAGGTGGTGGAATGAGATAAATGAGGAGGGTGAGAGTGTATGGAAGTTTGAATGTCTTGATCAACAG TCATTGGCTCGAATGAACAAGAAGGATTCATGGCTATTTTGGTGGACATTATACCTTACT GCAGCTGCTTGGATCATACTTGGAATATTTTCAATCATAAGGTTCGAGGTTGATTATATCCTTGTAGTAGGAGTTTGTTTGAGCCTCAGCATTGCGAACATTATTGGGTTCACCAAATGCCGCAAAG ATGCCAAGAAGCAGATTCAAGATTTTGCCACCCAGACTATTGCATCTCGTTTCTCGTCTACCATACAGTCTGCATTTAGTGTAGTGTGA